One window of the Flavobacteriaceae bacterium YJPT1-3 genome contains the following:
- a CDS encoding SLC13 family permease — MLSRKLTQRLGLIAGPIAFFCILSFFHPEGLSKEANAVLAGTAWIAIWWILEAAPMAVTALLPIVLFPLTGGLDISETTASYGHKFIFLFLGGFMIAIAMQKWNLHKRIALHIINLLGTGIQRIILGFMLATAFLSMWISNTATTVMMLPIAMAIIAQLEDNPETEVDETQLFGKALMLAIAYSASIGGVATLIGTPPNLILAGILEDTYGYEISFVQWMSFGLPVSLLLLAGCWLYLTRFAFVFKKDEFPGGKQEIKRLLKALGPIKGEEKWVLLVFASLAFCWITRSYLIAPLLPGVDDTLLAVAFATLVFIIPSGKTTSGRILDWEDAVKLPWGILLLFGGGFALASGFTSSGLAAYIGTQLTTVNGLSLLLVLFIFIGSVNFLTEVTSNMATTAMLVPVIIPIAVALDTHPLLLMTGVTVAASCAFMLPVATAPNAVVFGSGHLRIPDMLRTGFWLNLFSIVLISLLTYYFLPWVWEIAIDQFPADFKTTTP, encoded by the coding sequence ATGCTTTCGCGAAAACTTACCCAGCGTCTGGGACTGATAGCCGGGCCTATCGCCTTCTTCTGTATCCTTAGCTTTTTCCATCCGGAAGGGCTTTCCAAAGAAGCCAACGCGGTACTTGCCGGAACGGCCTGGATCGCGATCTGGTGGATCCTGGAAGCCGCTCCCATGGCCGTGACGGCCTTGCTTCCCATCGTACTTTTTCCTTTGACAGGTGGACTCGATATTTCAGAAACGACCGCCTCTTACGGCCATAAATTCATTTTTCTTTTTCTGGGCGGTTTTATGATCGCCATCGCCATGCAGAAGTGGAATCTACACAAACGCATTGCCTTGCACATCATCAATTTGTTGGGTACGGGCATACAGCGAATCATTCTCGGATTTATGCTGGCCACCGCCTTTCTAAGCATGTGGATCTCCAATACTGCTACGACGGTGATGATGTTACCCATCGCCATGGCCATTATCGCCCAGCTGGAAGACAATCCGGAAACCGAGGTCGATGAAACTCAACTCTTCGGAAAGGCCTTGATGCTCGCCATTGCCTACAGTGCTTCTATTGGCGGAGTGGCCACCTTGATTGGTACCCCACCCAATTTGATACTGGCCGGCATACTGGAAGATACCTACGGCTATGAGATCAGCTTTGTCCAATGGATGAGTTTTGGTCTGCCCGTTTCCCTGCTCCTGCTGGCGGGATGCTGGCTATACCTCACCCGCTTTGCTTTTGTCTTTAAAAAAGATGAATTCCCCGGAGGCAAACAAGAAATCAAAAGGCTCTTAAAAGCCCTGGGACCCATAAAGGGCGAAGAAAAATGGGTACTGCTGGTATTCGCCTCCCTGGCTTTTTGCTGGATCACCCGATCCTATCTGATCGCTCCCCTGTTGCCCGGTGTCGATGATACCCTCCTGGCGGTCGCCTTTGCTACCCTGGTCTTTATCATTCCGTCCGGAAAAACCACCAGCGGACGTATTCTCGATTGGGAAGATGCGGTAAAATTGCCCTGGGGGATACTGCTGCTCTTTGGAGGAGGCTTTGCTCTGGCCTCCGGGTTTACCAGTTCCGGCCTGGCGGCCTATATTGGAACCCAGCTCACCACGGTCAATGGTCTGAGTCTGCTGCTTGTACTGTTTATATTTATTGGTAGCGTCAACTTTCTCACCGAGGTAACCAGTAATATGGCTACCACAGCCATGCTGGTTCCCGTCATCATCCCTATCGCAGTCGCTCTGGACACCCATCCACTCTTGCTAATGACCGGAGTGACGGTCGCTGCTTCCTGTGCCTTTATGCTGCCGGTGGCGACTGCGCCCAATGCCGTCGTCTTCGGTTCCGGACATCTACGGATCCCGGATATGCTGCGTACCGGATTTTGGCTTAATCTCTTCTCCATAGTGCTGATTTCACTACTCACCTATTATTTTCTTCCCTGGGTCTGGGAGATCGCTATCGATCAGTTTCCGGCTGATTTTAAGACGACTACCCCTTGA
- a CDS encoding O-antigen translocase produces the protein MYRILHKLLGGDVLLKITSANAAGVGVKLVVGLISSKVIAWYLGPQGMAVLGNLRNFLTGTQQLAILGLGNGLIKFTASLKDQPQALKKILSTAGISTLISSIVLGLVLILGAEYWNHLLFADLYSFSWVFRVLGLALPLYTLNGMATSVLSGLMRYRKVIVIQAIIQLLGLVLTVVFILYYDLAGAALALLLTPALGLFVTLLWARTDWMPRLRTFKPVWDSTAARQLGSFTLMAMFSAICLPWVFIAIRNHIIRVDDLSGAGYWDAMNRLSDYYMLFVSSLLTLYVLPRLAAASNDAEFRQVIFGFWKRILPLFGGGLVLVYLLRTWIIGLVFTNAFEAMESLFIWQLIGDFLRLMAVVIAYELLAKNRLMDFLWTQLLSISIIYASSYLLITHYGFVGASMGHAFSYLCYLILMLVLFRKRLFTTHD, from the coding sequence ATGTATAGGATACTGCACAAACTGCTTGGTGGCGATGTCTTGCTTAAGATCACCTCCGCTAATGCGGCAGGTGTAGGGGTAAAGTTGGTGGTGGGTCTGATCAGTTCAAAAGTAATCGCCTGGTATCTGGGTCCCCAGGGCATGGCGGTGCTCGGGAACTTAAGAAACTTTCTAACCGGTACCCAACAGCTGGCGATTTTGGGCCTGGGTAATGGATTGATCAAATTTACGGCAAGCCTAAAAGATCAGCCTCAAGCCCTTAAAAAAATACTTTCTACGGCCGGGATAAGTACCCTGATCAGCTCCATCGTTCTGGGCCTGGTGTTGATCTTGGGCGCTGAGTACTGGAATCACTTACTATTTGCGGACCTGTATTCCTTTTCCTGGGTCTTCCGTGTTTTAGGATTGGCCTTGCCCCTTTACACCCTGAATGGGATGGCTACTTCGGTCTTAAGTGGCCTGATGCGCTATAGAAAAGTGATTGTGATTCAGGCCATCATCCAGTTACTGGGCCTGGTTCTCACGGTGGTGTTTATCCTGTACTACGATCTGGCAGGTGCCGCCCTGGCCCTGCTCCTGACTCCGGCATTAGGCTTGTTTGTGACCTTGTTGTGGGCACGCACCGATTGGATGCCAAGGCTTCGTACTTTTAAACCGGTTTGGGATTCAACGGCTGCCCGGCAGTTGGGTTCCTTCACCCTGATGGCCATGTTTTCGGCTATTTGTTTGCCCTGGGTGTTTATCGCTATCCGAAATCACATCATTCGCGTAGATGACCTCAGTGGCGCCGGGTACTGGGACGCCATGAATCGATTGTCTGATTATTACATGCTCTTTGTGTCTTCGCTGCTTACTTTATATGTCTTACCCCGACTTGCAGCCGCCTCCAATGATGCGGAATTCCGCCAGGTGATCTTTGGCTTTTGGAAGCGCATACTCCCGTTGTTTGGCGGCGGACTTGTGCTGGTTTATCTGTTGCGCACCTGGATCATTGGTCTGGTCTTCACGAACGCCTTTGAGGCCATGGAATCCTTGTTTATTTGGCAGTTGATCGGTGACTTTTTACGATTGATGGCCGTGGTGATTGCCTACGAATTGTTGGCCAAGAACCGCCTGATGGATTTTCTCTGGACTCAGCTGCTATCCATCAGTATCATCTACGCCTCCAGTTATTTGTTGATTACACATTACGGCTTTGTAGGAGCCTCCATGGGACATGCCTTCAGTTATTTATGCTATCTGATCTTGATGCTTGTATTGTTTAGAAAACGATTATTCACTACCCATGATTAA
- a CDS encoding MerR family transcriptional regulator has product MNAVKTTFSIKDLESLGGVKAHTIRIWEKRYNLLEPQRTPTNIRTYTLADLQKLLNVRFLLDNNYKISKVAKHDSKAIAAMVADLVARKNAEITSHAINSLKIAMMNFDQELFQATYDALREDLSFQEVFIQAFIPLLHEIGLLWQTDTINPAHEHFIYNLIKQKIVLQTEKVQQQVGTQKKTTFVLFLPENEIHELGLIYLNYELIAKGYKTIYLGQSIQLESLEYLSLNHPEIAFVSYFTVKPEPDELPEYLETFNTTFKKFTHQLHVLGYRVQELNATKTPKNVQVHKKIEDFIQTL; this is encoded by the coding sequence ATGAATGCAGTAAAAACCACCTTTAGTATTAAGGACCTGGAGAGTTTAGGAGGCGTTAAGGCGCATACGATCCGTATCTGGGAAAAACGGTATAATCTTTTAGAACCCCAACGAACACCCACCAATATACGCACCTACACCCTCGCCGATCTGCAAAAGCTTCTGAACGTGCGTTTTCTTTTGGACAACAACTATAAGATTTCTAAGGTAGCCAAGCACGACAGCAAGGCCATTGCTGCCATGGTCGCTGATTTAGTCGCTCGAAAAAACGCAGAAATAACCTCTCATGCGATCAACTCCTTGAAGATCGCCATGATGAATTTCGATCAGGAATTGTTTCAAGCCACCTATGACGCCTTGCGCGAAGATTTGTCCTTTCAGGAGGTTTTTATACAGGCTTTTATCCCATTATTGCATGAGATCGGGCTGCTTTGGCAAACCGATACCATCAATCCGGCGCATGAGCATTTTATTTATAATTTGATCAAGCAAAAAATCGTACTCCAGACTGAAAAAGTACAACAGCAAGTGGGGACTCAAAAGAAGACCACTTTTGTGTTATTCCTTCCGGAAAATGAAATTCATGAATTGGGTCTGATTTACCTCAATTATGAGCTTATTGCCAAAGGATATAAAACCATTTATCTGGGCCAGAGCATTCAATTGGAGAGTCTGGAATACTTATCGCTCAACCATCCAGAAATCGCTTTTGTTTCTTACTTTACCGTGAAACCGGAACCCGATGAACTTCCCGAGTACCTCGAGACTTTCAATACCACCTTTAAAAAGTTTACCCATCAATTGCACGTATTAGGCTATCGTGTTCAAGAGCTGAACGCAACAAAAACGCCCAAAAATGTGCAGGTCCACAAAAAAATAGAAGACTTTATTCAAACGCTATAA
- a CDS encoding acyltransferase has protein sequence MIKSLASLRFVFAFMVFLHHIDVLEDAIGHAFFYTLSGFILSYVYADRFQQRRLSRKRFLQLRCSRLYPLYLLTFLLAIPLSIGWLKMEPLNWMVGAVSTLLMVQSFIPDPNIYFSFNGLAWSLSDLFFFYALFPFLVVFLLRIQRWMVHGIFVLAAFLILGAMFVVPESWQHWTFYINPLFRIVDFALGILIYRWIRQADFGVYQLRYTYAELLSLGLLILFYSQAHWFPKVIRYSLYYWIPMVSLITVFALQKGRLSQWLSHPVLLFLGELSFGFYLYHQLILRYMERMNERFLWTESIAVLNSITFVLIIALCWLSYRFFEQPLKQRLRRHFFN, from the coding sequence ATGATTAAATCGCTGGCCTCTCTTCGTTTTGTATTTGCCTTTATGGTTTTCCTGCATCATATTGATGTGCTCGAGGACGCCATTGGTCATGCTTTTTTCTATACGCTGAGTGGATTTATTCTTTCATATGTCTATGCAGACCGCTTCCAACAAAGGAGGCTTTCGCGAAAGCGTTTTCTCCAGCTTCGTTGCTCAAGATTGTACCCCTTGTATCTGCTTACCTTTTTGTTGGCTATTCCGCTCAGTATAGGATGGCTGAAGATGGAGCCTTTAAATTGGATGGTAGGCGCGGTCAGTACCTTACTCATGGTACAGAGCTTTATACCCGATCCCAACATCTACTTTTCCTTCAATGGCCTGGCCTGGAGTTTATCGGACCTGTTCTTTTTCTACGCCTTGTTCCCCTTTCTGGTGGTATTCCTGCTTCGAATCCAAAGATGGATGGTGCACGGTATTTTTGTCCTGGCGGCCTTCCTCATTCTCGGTGCTATGTTCGTAGTTCCGGAATCCTGGCAGCACTGGACATTTTACATCAATCCCTTGTTCAGGATCGTTGATTTTGCCCTGGGCATTCTTATTTATCGTTGGATCCGGCAGGCTGATTTTGGGGTGTATCAGTTGCGTTATACCTATGCGGAACTTCTTAGCCTGGGTTTGCTTATTCTTTTTTACAGTCAGGCTCATTGGTTCCCCAAGGTGATCCGCTATTCCCTGTACTACTGGATTCCGATGGTGAGCCTGATCACCGTATTTGCCTTGCAGAAAGGACGTTTGTCGCAATGGCTTTCGCATCCGGTACTTCTGTTCTTAGGCGAACTCAGTTTTGGCTTCTATCTGTATCACCAACTCATCCTCCGCTATATGGAACGAATGAATGAGCGTTTTTTATGGACGGAATCTATTGCAGTTCTCAACAGCATCACTTTTGTCTTGATCATCGCCCTATGTTGGTTGAGCTACCGTTTCTTTGAACAGCCACTCAAACAGCGCTTGAGGCGTCACTTCTTCAATTAA
- a CDS encoding pyridoxamine 5'-phosphate oxidase family protein has protein sequence MLDELFVDLKHEIKMGYLKKRHPFRWVTLATTDEQTGTRMRTVVLRDCREELNLLFYTDGRSTKIDQIKRDPRASVLLYHPKKLLQLTVYGKLLLHTSGPDYENRWAGIPEKSRKDYITERPPGSPIANPDEVDYQNKHHFTLMELVPERVDYLRLKRPNHLRATFERVEGDWQGQWLVP, from the coding sequence ATGCTTGACGAACTCTTTGTCGACCTTAAACACGAGATCAAAATGGGTTACCTCAAAAAGAGGCATCCCTTTCGTTGGGTCACCTTAGCCACAACCGATGAACAAACCGGTACTCGAATGCGTACCGTGGTCTTGAGGGATTGTCGGGAAGAGCTCAATCTTCTTTTTTATACCGATGGGCGATCGACTAAAATCGATCAGATTAAAAGAGATCCGCGAGCCTCGGTCCTGCTTTACCATCCTAAGAAATTGCTGCAATTGACCGTTTACGGAAAGCTTCTTCTCCATACTTCCGGACCAGACTATGAGAATCGATGGGCCGGTATTCCGGAAAAATCAAGAAAAGACTACATTACCGAACGACCACCAGGAAGCCCTATTGCCAATCCGGACGAGGTGGATTATCAAAACAAGCATCATTTTACCCTCATGGAGCTGGTACCCGAGCGCGTAGATTATCTCCGTTTAAAGCGCCCTAATCATCTTCGAGCTACTTTTGAACGCGTAGAGGGAGACTGGCAGGGACAGTGGCTTGTACCTTAG
- a CDS encoding DegT/DnrJ/EryC1/StrS family aminotransferase, whose product MIPFLPLQAINARFESSFRDDLNHLLDSGHYILGDAVDEFETAWAHYCGSQHCIGVGNGLDALTLILRGYQELGQLRSGDEVMVASNTYIATVLAVIQAGLQPVLVEAQTRDYNFDLEALKTKLRPTCRALVVTHLYGQLADMQALSAFAKANDLLLIDDCAQAHGAQNSEGIKAGNLCDASAFSFYPTKNLGALGDAGAVTTNDAALAALITQLRNYGFKAQYQATYTGMNSRLDAIQALFLKSKLSSLDADNERRRAIAAKYIDLLELPDLVLPEWSGGKDHVFHLFVVRHPKREALQQHLYNQGIETKVHYPVPPHQQLALSSWNYGSFPLTEQLCREVLSLPLHPLLSDETVEVIAATLNSWHV is encoded by the coding sequence ATGATCCCATTTCTGCCCCTTCAAGCGATTAATGCTCGTTTTGAATCTTCCTTTCGGGACGATTTAAATCATTTATTAGATTCCGGTCACTACATTCTGGGTGATGCCGTTGATGAATTTGAAACCGCCTGGGCCCACTATTGCGGAAGCCAGCATTGTATAGGCGTGGGCAATGGTCTGGATGCTTTGACTTTAATTCTTAGGGGGTATCAGGAGCTCGGCCAATTGCGCTCGGGTGACGAGGTAATGGTAGCCTCCAACACCTACATCGCTACGGTACTGGCGGTAATTCAGGCTGGGCTCCAACCGGTGCTGGTGGAGGCACAAACCCGAGACTATAATTTTGATCTGGAAGCGCTCAAAACCAAACTCAGGCCAACTTGCCGCGCGCTAGTGGTCACCCATTTGTACGGGCAGTTGGCCGATATGCAGGCACTGTCCGCTTTCGCGAAAGCGAACGATCTGCTACTCATTGACGATTGCGCACAAGCCCATGGAGCTCAGAACAGTGAAGGGATTAAAGCTGGCAATCTTTGCGATGCGTCCGCTTTTAGTTTCTATCCTACGAAAAATTTAGGTGCCCTGGGCGATGCCGGAGCGGTGACGACTAACGATGCTGCGTTGGCTGCCTTGATCACCCAATTGCGCAATTATGGGTTCAAAGCCCAGTATCAAGCTACCTATACCGGTATGAACAGCCGTCTCGATGCCATTCAGGCGCTCTTTCTAAAATCGAAGCTGTCTTCTTTGGATGCTGATAATGAGCGCCGCAGAGCGATCGCTGCAAAATACATCGACTTGCTCGAGCTTCCTGATCTGGTTTTACCCGAGTGGAGTGGAGGGAAAGACCATGTATTCCACTTATTTGTAGTGCGGCATCCAAAACGAGAAGCTTTGCAGCAGCATCTCTACAATCAAGGCATTGAAACCAAAGTACACTATCCGGTACCCCCTCATCAACAACTAGCCCTAAGCTCCTGGAATTACGGATCTTTCCCGCTAACTGAGCAGTTGTGTCGAGAGGTGCTTAGCTTACCCTTGCATCCACTACTGAGCGACGAAACGGTGGAAGTGATCGCAGCGACCCTAAATTCGTGGCATGTATAG
- a CDS encoding phytoene/squalene synthase family protein gives MKIIFDQVSAACAKTVTQSYSTSFASATKMLAPSIRQDIYNIYGFVRFADEIVDTFHEYDKEALFKRFEQSLAESLDEGISMNPILNAFQHTVHKYGIEKHLIDSFMDSMRLDLSKSKYLSEDEYKAYIYGSADVVGLMCLTVFVKGDKERYESLRESAMSLGSAFQKVNFLRDLKADYEELSRTYFPNTNLAELDEASKERIIAEIEDDFARGLSGIHKLPVEAKFGVYCAYRYYRKLLHKLKRTPSKEIKNARIRVPNYVKAGLLARSYVKYRLNLI, from the coding sequence ATGAAGATTATTTTTGACCAGGTTTCTGCAGCATGTGCCAAGACGGTAACCCAATCGTACAGCACTTCTTTTGCCAGTGCGACCAAAATGTTAGCCCCATCTATCCGACAGGATATTTACAACATATACGGCTTTGTTCGCTTTGCCGATGAGATCGTTGACACCTTTCACGAGTATGACAAAGAAGCCCTTTTTAAACGCTTTGAACAATCCTTAGCCGAAAGTCTGGACGAGGGAATCAGTATGAATCCCATACTGAATGCTTTTCAACATACCGTACACAAATACGGTATTGAAAAGCATCTGATAGACTCCTTTATGGACAGTATGCGGTTAGACCTGTCTAAGTCCAAATACTTGAGTGAAGACGAATACAAAGCGTACATTTATGGCTCTGCTGATGTGGTCGGCCTGATGTGTCTCACCGTTTTTGTTAAAGGTGATAAAGAGCGTTATGAAAGCTTACGCGAAAGTGCCATGAGTTTGGGCTCTGCGTTCCAAAAGGTCAATTTTCTAAGGGATCTTAAAGCCGATTACGAAGAATTAAGTCGGACCTACTTCCCCAACACCAATCTGGCTGAGCTCGATGAAGCTTCCAAAGAGCGCATCATTGCGGAGATCGAAGATGATTTTGCAAGAGGGCTGTCCGGAATACATAAACTGCCCGTAGAGGCAAAATTTGGTGTTTACTGTGCCTACCGATACTACCGCAAGCTTTTGCACAAATTGAAACGCACCCCATCTAAAGAAATTAAAAATGCTCGCATTCGAGTCCCCAATTACGTAAAAGCCGGATTGTTGGCTCGGAGCTACGTTAAATACCGCTTAAACCTTATTTAA
- a CDS encoding sterol desaturase family protein, translated as MQTLYWILIFVLTFLIMEFLAWATHKYVMHGFLWRWHKDHHHKDHDSWWERNDLFFIFYALVSIGFFLLWRYTSFWMGLPIGLGIFAYGFAYFMVHDIFIHQRFKLFRNANNWYAKAIRRAHKMHHKHLGKGDGESFGMLIPPLKYFKQARK; from the coding sequence ATGCAAACCCTGTATTGGATACTCATTTTCGTACTCACTTTTTTGATCATGGAGTTTCTGGCCTGGGCTACTCACAAATACGTCATGCACGGTTTTCTGTGGCGCTGGCACAAAGATCACCATCATAAGGACCACGATTCCTGGTGGGAACGCAATGATCTCTTTTTCATCTTCTATGCACTGGTCAGTATTGGCTTCTTTTTGCTGTGGAGGTATACGTCCTTTTGGATGGGACTGCCTATAGGACTGGGCATTTTCGCCTACGGCTTTGCCTATTTTATGGTGCATGATATTTTTATTCATCAGCGCTTTAAATTATTCCGAAATGCCAATAACTGGTACGCCAAAGCCATTCGAAGAGCCCATAAGATGCACCACAAGCATCTGGGTAAAGGCGATGGGGAATCTTTTGGCATGCTCATCCCGCCATTGAAATATTTCAAGCAGGCACGGAAATAG
- a CDS encoding GNAT family N-acetyltransferase produces the protein MKAFTVQTYRAQDAAIWNEMVRQAKNGLFLFLREFMDYHQDCFDDHSLMFYRENKLIAVLPANRKDDELVSHGGLTYGGLIYSNSIKLKTLIRIFEALFSHMNEKGFQSLVYKPVPDFYCTTHSQEVSFLLPHLKAEIIASQASAVLDIQQPAAYQTNRREGVRKARRMGLQLREEDDFESFWNAILIPVLQERHGTAPTHTLEEIERLNEVMTEQIRQFNVYQNEKIIAGATVFESTQVAHVQYIAAHDGKQESGALDFLFDYLIHMRYADLRYIDFGTSSASPTGAVNEGLLYWKESFGARVWPQLTYRIQASAAQGLKELLQ, from the coding sequence TTGAAAGCCTTCACTGTCCAAACGTATCGAGCTCAGGATGCTGCCATCTGGAACGAAATGGTGCGTCAGGCTAAAAACGGCCTTTTTCTCTTTTTGCGGGAGTTTATGGATTACCATCAGGATTGTTTTGACGATCATTCTCTGATGTTCTACAGAGAAAATAAGCTCATTGCGGTATTGCCGGCGAACCGGAAGGATGACGAACTGGTTTCGCATGGTGGATTGACTTACGGAGGTCTTATCTATTCCAATTCGATTAAACTCAAAACCTTGATCCGCATATTTGAAGCTTTGTTCAGTCACATGAACGAGAAAGGCTTTCAATCATTGGTTTATAAACCGGTACCTGATTTCTACTGTACCACCCACAGTCAGGAGGTTTCTTTTTTGTTACCGCACCTGAAGGCGGAGATCATAGCCAGTCAGGCTTCAGCCGTGCTCGATATTCAACAACCTGCGGCCTATCAAACCAATCGCAGGGAGGGTGTACGCAAAGCCAGACGAATGGGATTACAGTTGCGGGAAGAGGACGATTTTGAATCCTTTTGGAACGCTATATTAATTCCGGTGCTTCAAGAACGGCACGGAACGGCTCCCACCCATACTCTGGAAGAGATCGAACGATTGAATGAGGTCATGACTGAGCAGATACGACAGTTTAATGTCTATCAAAATGAAAAGATCATTGCAGGAGCCACTGTATTCGAATCCACTCAAGTGGCCCATGTACAATACATCGCAGCTCATGATGGCAAGCAGGAATCCGGGGCGCTGGACTTCCTTTTCGATTACCTCATTCATATGCGGTATGCCGATCTTCGTTACATCGATTTTGGGACCTCGAGCGCTTCTCCTACAGGAGCTGTAAACGAGGGACTCCTCTATTGGAAAGAGAGCTTTGGAGCTCGGGTCTGGCCACAGTTGACCTACCGTATTCAGGCGAGTGCGGCTCAAGGCCTAAAGGAGTTGTTGCAATGA
- a CDS encoding oleate hydratase yields MTKKIIVIGSGFSSLAGACYLAKQGHEVHIYEKNNTVGGRARQHKRDGFTFDIGPTWYWMPDVFERFFADFGKKPEDYYELIKLGPAYRVYFGPDDYITIEDTLEKIKAAFEAEEPGSAAKLQEFIDEAQNNYDIAIKDLVYRPGVSPLELVTPVTIRKIGSFFSTISKEVRKEFNNPKLIAILEFPVLFLGAKPSNTPAFYSFMNYADFGIGTFHPKDGMYSVILAMKTLAEELGVTIHTNQEVSAIAIEDRKVTGVESNGAFAKADVVLSGADYHHTETLLPAKLRQYSENYWESRTFAPSSLLFYVGFDKKLKNVDHHTLFFDVDFEQHARAIYDDPAWPEDPLFYASFPSITDDSCAPDGQEAGIFLIPLAPGLEDTPELRAQYFDKIMQRFERLTGQSVQENIIFSDSFCVNDFIEAYHSYKGNAYGMANTLLQTAFLRPKLKSKKVKNLFFTGQLTVPGPGVPPSLISGKLTAELIEQQL; encoded by the coding sequence ATGACAAAGAAAATAATTGTAATCGGCTCCGGTTTTTCCTCTCTTGCGGGTGCTTGCTATTTAGCGAAACAAGGCCACGAAGTTCATATTTACGAAAAAAACAATACCGTAGGCGGACGTGCCCGACAGCATAAGCGCGATGGGTTTACCTTTGATATCGGACCCACCTGGTACTGGATGCCGGATGTTTTTGAGCGTTTCTTCGCCGACTTTGGTAAAAAACCGGAAGACTATTACGAATTGATCAAACTGGGCCCTGCATATCGGGTCTATTTCGGGCCCGATGATTACATCACTATAGAAGATACCCTGGAAAAGATCAAAGCCGCTTTTGAAGCGGAGGAACCAGGAAGTGCAGCCAAATTACAAGAATTCATAGACGAGGCTCAGAACAATTACGACATTGCGATCAAAGATCTGGTTTATCGCCCGGGTGTAAGTCCCCTGGAATTGGTAACTCCGGTAACCATTCGGAAGATCGGATCCTTCTTCAGTACCATTTCAAAGGAAGTCCGCAAGGAATTCAACAATCCTAAACTGATCGCGATCCTGGAGTTCCCGGTACTGTTCCTGGGAGCGAAGCCCAGCAACACCCCGGCTTTTTACAGTTTTATGAACTACGCCGACTTTGGAATTGGCACCTTTCATCCCAAAGATGGTATGTACTCGGTGATCCTCGCCATGAAAACGCTGGCTGAAGAATTGGGCGTAACCATCCACACCAATCAAGAGGTGAGCGCTATAGCTATTGAAGATCGCAAAGTTACCGGGGTGGAATCTAATGGTGCTTTCGCGAAAGCGGACGTCGTCCTTTCCGGAGCCGATTACCATCATACAGAAACGCTACTTCCCGCCAAGTTGCGGCAGTATTCAGAGAACTACTGGGAATCGCGCACCTTTGCGCCCTCCTCCCTACTGTTTTACGTGGGCTTCGATAAAAAATTGAAAAATGTGGATCATCACACCTTGTTTTTCGATGTGGACTTTGAGCAACATGCCAGGGCTATTTACGATGATCCCGCCTGGCCGGAAGATCCTTTATTTTACGCCAGCTTTCCCTCCATCACCGATGACAGCTGCGCCCCGGACGGTCAGGAAGCCGGGATATTTCTGATCCCGCTAGCGCCTGGATTGGAAGACACCCCTGAGCTTCGGGCTCAATATTTTGACAAGATCATGCAACGCTTCGAGCGCTTGACGGGGCAAAGTGTACAAGAAAATATTATCTTTAGTGATTCCTTTTGTGTGAATGACTTTATTGAAGCTTATCACAGCTATAAGGGAAATGCATATGGAATGGCCAATACCTTATTACAAACTGCTTTTCTGAGGCCAAAATTGAAAAGCAAAAAGGTCAAGAATCTATTTTTTACCGGGCAGCTGACCGTTCCCGGACCTGGAGTTCCGCCTTCGCTTATATCTGGTAAGCTGACGGCCGAGCTTATTGAACAACAATTATAG